A stretch of Pseudomonas taetrolens DNA encodes these proteins:
- a CDS encoding dermonecrotic toxin domain-containing protein, translating into MPTTPPASPAAPSLKDSRIDFIKQHIPDWLLNADASARANFRRLYIRHLEHQHAVANRLALLKTPTAFAQPILELALLARFDSPLDVTHNFIKITHVHSHLFGLFTTTAAATHQTLLQAALQNFEASETEPDGFIEGSMLYARLGQDGWHSLRPRPEQFAQVCRTLDLGSQYQQHIRSVFSAPALEDDWRHESQTPIDFIAHGKSTLEVMACIAALKGDISQSAHTLLTKLVAGESTLLLQGESVFLSSINFLGTVLTGPVLICAHITDKARRQPCIGYIPVPGEASLKEYVSIAHFEAHLSELLRVDRTAFLLHFVPLRQQQTFKESLASYYPNDTSLELIPCNEPLFEHLHQQRLERMLDDARQIAVPVEDVNMEVRNRRIQTLESAGWTLATLALSLIPGIGEAMLALTSAHMLDQVYHGIKAWSDNDLSLATEYLLDVTDSLAEMAVIGAGAHMVTSRLRSIDMPEFVTRLAPIRLPDGSQRLWNVDLAPYQQDLELPATALPNKQGLYELNSKDYLKLEQQVFEVTRESSQAPWRVKHPTDQTAFSPTLSTNKYGAWRLEQEQPLTWNNAKLIKRLGRYGEALEPDDVDFIMSATDVSTEMLQRVHADSLVPPGLLIDALKRLAIDRKIKSFIEDIQLNQTPDASNAELWLQLLTSLPGWPGNKSVRWIDDLGQVIRDFGDTAPNHTRLPVTDAQLQAGIALDTLLAYLDHQELTTLLGHPPSVSSQTNTAALGEAMSAYAQIFRHRVFEILYQYSEVSDDELTRAIRRSYPTMPTSVADELIVTTNPSEQLQLLGPRPLPLVFKTEADALMARLSVNRVYEGLFLDSVSSEQSDLLAFSIFEHLVDWPAALNIELHRNAPDGPLLASTHTQSTSTKRILIANENRYQALSPEGEPLASPGSIYYALYNCLSESEHQSLGLSTFAPVHELKQRMAQTRLQVDGQSLARRHLPNERLETSELFFPSFQQLDPNFAIQEPLEGIPPRMDGIYRGIYQKIPEDGGFVRNFIKVHAWTFQVELTRLGWRLIDARNPFRSYKPLIRRTADDSWELDRDSGLKGGSPGIGSSRVNVEESSTDPFVTASERPWTEYTPRESSIMRNTDNYQHARNQPGTYERAENGRYPLRDLLGNPLRIRSIQTRARSTTSSTRYNSELIRPYIQWEGYEAVGSLYEEKLHLRTFTHSDIQVEGEQLLVGQSMVTAKIRLNKGEVLGVYSGELIPYHIAHRRRDPYIIDVMLKKSSTTHPRVMPVVLSGTNILSRINTTFEYANGRPVRQAASGYNVEIAPFVVETLNTEGVKEKYMLTGMFASETIEPGTELRWNYAYTERDIQHLFS; encoded by the coding sequence CATCGAAGGCTCGATGCTCTACGCCCGGCTCGGCCAGGATGGCTGGCACTCGCTAAGACCCAGGCCGGAACAGTTTGCCCAAGTGTGCCGTACGCTGGATCTGGGCTCGCAGTACCAACAGCACATCCGGTCAGTCTTCAGCGCCCCGGCCCTTGAGGATGACTGGCGCCACGAGAGCCAGACACCAATTGACTTTATCGCCCACGGGAAAAGCACGCTCGAAGTCATGGCGTGTATCGCAGCCCTGAAAGGTGATATCAGCCAGTCGGCTCATACGCTGCTGACAAAGCTTGTCGCAGGCGAATCAACACTGCTCCTTCAAGGTGAATCGGTATTTTTATCCAGCATCAATTTTCTGGGCACGGTATTAACAGGACCGGTCCTGATATGTGCCCATATTACTGATAAAGCACGGCGCCAACCCTGCATTGGTTATATTCCGGTTCCTGGAGAAGCGTCGCTTAAAGAGTATGTTTCCATCGCTCACTTTGAAGCGCACCTGAGTGAACTATTACGCGTCGACAGAACGGCATTCCTGTTGCACTTTGTCCCGCTTCGCCAACAACAAACATTCAAGGAGTCATTGGCCTCTTATTACCCCAACGATACATCCCTTGAGTTAATACCCTGTAATGAGCCTCTGTTTGAACACCTCCACCAACAGCGACTCGAACGCATGCTTGACGATGCCCGGCAAATTGCCGTGCCTGTAGAAGACGTCAACATGGAAGTTCGCAACCGAAGAATCCAGACACTTGAAAGCGCAGGGTGGACACTCGCTACCCTGGCCCTCTCGCTGATCCCCGGCATAGGTGAAGCCATGCTCGCATTGACCTCAGCACATATGCTCGATCAGGTTTATCACGGCATCAAGGCCTGGTCTGACAATGACCTGAGTCTGGCAACCGAATATCTGCTGGACGTCACAGACAGCCTGGCCGAAATGGCCGTCATCGGAGCCGGCGCACACATGGTCACCTCGCGCTTGCGCAGCATCGACATGCCCGAATTCGTGACCCGCCTGGCCCCCATCAGGCTGCCCGATGGTTCCCAGAGGCTGTGGAATGTTGACCTGGCCCCTTATCAGCAAGACCTGGAGCTGCCGGCCACTGCTCTTCCCAACAAACAGGGCCTTTATGAACTCAACAGCAAAGACTACTTAAAACTGGAGCAGCAAGTGTTTGAGGTCACCCGTGAATCCTCTCAAGCCCCTTGGCGAGTGAAGCATCCAACCGACCAAACCGCCTTCTCCCCCACATTGAGCACGAACAAGTACGGGGCCTGGCGCCTTGAACAAGAACAGCCACTCACCTGGAACAATGCCAAGCTCATCAAACGACTGGGACGTTACGGCGAGGCTCTGGAGCCGGATGATGTTGATTTCATCATGTCTGCCACCGACGTCAGCACCGAGATGCTGCAACGCGTACACGCTGACAGCCTGGTGCCACCCGGACTGCTGATCGATGCGCTCAAGCGCCTGGCGATCGACCGTAAAATCAAGTCATTCATCGAAGATATCCAGCTCAACCAGACCCCTGACGCCAGTAACGCCGAGCTTTGGCTGCAACTGCTGACATCCCTGCCAGGATGGCCTGGTAATAAATCCGTGCGCTGGATTGACGATCTGGGCCAGGTCATTCGCGACTTTGGCGACACTGCGCCCAACCACACACGCCTACCGGTGACAGACGCTCAACTGCAAGCCGGGATTGCACTCGACACCCTGCTGGCCTACCTGGACCATCAAGAACTCACAACCCTGCTGGGGCATCCGCCCAGCGTTTCGTCACAAACCAACACGGCAGCACTGGGCGAAGCCATGAGTGCTTATGCGCAGATTTTCCGCCATAGGGTGTTCGAAATCCTCTACCAGTACAGTGAAGTCAGCGACGATGAATTGACCCGGGCCATCAGGCGCAGCTACCCGACGATGCCAACCAGCGTGGCCGACGAACTGATCGTGACAACCAACCCGTCAGAGCAACTCCAGTTGCTGGGCCCCAGGCCACTGCCGCTGGTGTTCAAAACCGAGGCCGATGCGTTGATGGCCAGGTTGAGTGTCAACCGGGTATACGAAGGCTTATTCCTGGACTCGGTCAGCAGCGAACAAAGCGACCTTCTGGCCTTCTCGATCTTCGAACACCTGGTGGACTGGCCCGCGGCGCTGAATATCGAGCTTCACCGAAACGCCCCCGACGGTCCGTTACTGGCAAGTACTCACACACAGAGCACCTCAACCAAAAGAATCCTGATTGCCAATGAAAACAGGTATCAAGCTCTCAGCCCGGAAGGAGAGCCCCTCGCCTCACCTGGCAGCATTTATTACGCACTGTACAACTGCCTGTCGGAATCCGAGCACCAGTCTTTGGGCCTGTCCACATTCGCGCCGGTCCATGAACTTAAACAGCGCATGGCACAGACCCGCCTGCAAGTTGATGGGCAGTCACTCGCGCGACGGCATTTACCCAATGAACGGCTTGAAACTTCCGAGCTATTCTTTCCTTCATTCCAACAACTGGATCCTAACTTCGCCATTCAGGAACCCCTGGAAGGCATTCCGCCACGGATGGATGGCATTTATCGGGGCATTTATCAAAAAATCCCAGAAGACGGTGGTTTTGTTCGCAACTTCATCAAGGTGCATGCCTGGACCTTTCAAGTGGAACTCACACGCCTTGGCTGGCGCCTGATAGATGCCCGCAACCCATTCCGCAGTTACAAGCCATTGATCCGCCGCACAGCGGATGACAGCTGGGAGCTGGATCGGGACAGCGGGCTTAAAGGCGGGTCTCCTGGCATTGGAAGCTCACGGGTAAACGTCGAGGAAAGCTCCACAGACCCATTCGTTACGGCAAGTGAACGGCCATGGACCGAATACACTCCTCGTGAAAGCTCGATCATGCGCAACACCGACAACTACCAGCACGCTCGCAATCAGCCCGGGACCTATGAGCGCGCGGAGAACGGACGCTATCCACTTCGTGACTTGCTGGGCAACCCCTTGCGTATTCGCTCCATCCAGACCCGAGCCCGCTCAACGACATCCAGTACCCGCTATAACAGCGAATTAATCAGGCCTTATATCCAGTGGGAAGGTTATGAAGCGGTGGGCAGTCTTTATGAAGAAAAACTCCATCTGCGCACATTTACCCACTCCGACATTCAAGTGGAGGGCGAACAACTGCTGGTCGGTCAATCGATGGTCACAGCCAAGATCCGGCTCAACAAAGGGGAAGTGCTGGGGGTTTATTCAGGGGAACTGATCCCTTATCACATTGCCCATCGCCGCAGAGATCCGTACATCATCGATGTGATGCTAAAGAAATCGTCGACAACCCACCCCAGGGTCATGCCAGTGGTTTTGTCCGGCACCAACATTCTGTCGCGAATCAACACAACGTTTGAATACGCCAATGGCAGGCCGGTCAGGCAGGCTGCCAGTGGCTATAACGTTGAGATCGCGCCTTTCGTGGTCGAAACCCTTAACACCGAGGGCGTCAAAGAGAAGTACATGCTGACGGGCATGTTCGCCAGCGAGACCATTGAGCCCGGTACGGAGCTGCGCTGGAACTACGCCTACACCGAACGGGACATCCAGCATTTGTTCTCTTGA
- the dnaB gene encoding replicative DNA helicase: MNDISAPEQYDLQTAALKVPPHSIEAEQAVLGGLMLDNNAWERVLDQVSDGDFYRHDHRLIFRAIAKLADQNSPIDVVTLAEQLDKEGQTSQVGGLGYLGELAKNTPSVANIKAYAQIVRQRATLRQLIGISTEIADSAFNPEGRSAEEILDEAERQIFAIAEARPKTGGPVSVNDLLTKAIDRIDTLFNTDNAITGLSTGYTDLDGMTSGLQPADLIIVAGRPSMGKTTFAMNLVENAVLRSEKAVLVYSLEMPGESLIMRMLSSLGRIDQTKVRAGRLEDDDWPRLTSAVNLLNDRKLFIDDTAGISPSEMRARTRRLVREHGDIGLIMIDYLQLMQIPGSGGDNRTNEISEISRSLKALAKEFNCPVVALSQLNRSLEQRPNKRPINSDLRESGAIEQDADVIMFVYRDEVYHPETEHKGIAEIIIGKQRNGPIGTTRLAFIGKYTRFENLAPGSYNFDDD; the protein is encoded by the coding sequence ATGAACGATATCTCCGCTCCTGAGCAATACGATCTACAAACCGCAGCCCTGAAGGTGCCTCCGCATTCCATCGAGGCCGAACAGGCTGTGCTCGGTGGTTTGATGCTGGATAACAACGCCTGGGAACGCGTGCTGGATCAGGTCTCGGACGGTGATTTCTATCGACATGACCACCGCCTGATTTTCCGTGCCATCGCCAAGCTGGCAGACCAGAACTCCCCGATCGACGTCGTGACCCTTGCCGAGCAATTGGACAAGGAAGGTCAGACGTCGCAAGTCGGTGGCCTGGGTTACCTGGGAGAGCTGGCAAAAAACACGCCGTCGGTCGCCAACATCAAGGCGTACGCGCAGATCGTGCGTCAGCGTGCAACCTTGCGCCAGCTCATCGGCATCAGTACCGAGATTGCCGACAGTGCCTTCAACCCTGAAGGCCGCAGCGCCGAGGAAATTCTCGACGAGGCAGAGCGCCAGATCTTTGCGATTGCCGAGGCCCGGCCAAAAACCGGTGGCCCGGTGAGCGTGAATGACCTGCTGACCAAGGCCATTGACCGTATCGACACGTTGTTCAACACCGACAACGCCATCACCGGCCTGTCCACGGGTTATACCGACCTGGATGGCATGACCAGCGGCTTGCAGCCAGCAGACTTGATCATCGTCGCCGGGCGTCCATCGATGGGTAAAACCACGTTTGCGATGAACCTGGTGGAAAACGCTGTATTACGCAGTGAGAAAGCGGTGCTGGTTTACTCGCTCGAGATGCCAGGTGAATCGCTGATCATGCGTATGTTGTCTTCCCTGGGGCGCATCGACCAGACCAAGGTGCGGGCGGGTCGACTTGAGGATGACGATTGGCCGCGCCTGACCTCGGCGGTCAACCTGCTCAATGACCGCAAGCTGTTTATCGATGACACTGCGGGCATCAGCCCTTCGGAAATGCGGGCGCGGACTCGACGCCTGGTGCGTGAGCACGGGGACATCGGCCTGATCATGATCGACTACCTGCAGTTGATGCAGATTCCGGGTTCTGGCGGTGATAACCGGACCAACGAAATCTCCGAGATCTCCCGCTCGTTGAAAGCGCTGGCCAAAGAGTTCAATTGCCCGGTGGTGGCGCTCTCGCAGCTCAACCGTTCCCTTGAACAGCGTCCGAACAAGCGCCCGATCAACTCAGACTTGCGTGAATCCGGAGCCATCGAGCAGGATGCCGACGTCATCATGTTCGTGTATCGGGATGAGGTGTATCACCCCGAAACCGAGCACAAGGGCATTGCTGAAATCATCATCGGCAAGCAGCGTAACGGCCCTATCGGTACCACGCGCCTGGCATTCATCGGCAAGTACACGCGTTTTGAAAACCTGGCGCCGGGCAGCTACAACTTTGATGACGATTAA
- the rplI gene encoding 50S ribosomal protein L9, producing MQLILLEKVANLGNLGDKVNVKAGYGRNYLLPYGKATAATAANLAAFEERRAELEQAAADKKASAETRAAQLAELEVTITATAGDEGKLFGSIGTHDIADALTASGVEVAKSEVRLPNGTIRNVGEFDVAVHLHAEVEATVRVVVVAA from the coding sequence ATGCAACTGATCCTTCTGGAAAAAGTCGCTAACCTGGGCAACCTGGGCGACAAAGTAAATGTTAAGGCCGGTTACGGTCGTAACTACCTGCTGCCGTACGGCAAAGCTACCGCTGCAACCGCTGCCAACCTGGCTGCGTTTGAAGAGCGTCGTGCTGAGCTGGAACAAGCTGCTGCAGACAAGAAAGCTTCGGCTGAAACACGCGCTGCCCAACTGGCTGAGCTGGAAGTGACTATCACTGCCACCGCTGGCGACGAAGGCAAGCTGTTCGGTTCGATCGGTACTCACGACATCGCTGATGCACTGACCGCCTCCGGCGTTGAAGTTGCTAAGAGCGAAGTTCGTCTGCCGAACGGCACTATCCGCAACGTTGGCGAATTCGACGTGGCCGTGCACCTGCACGCCGAAGTTGAAGCAACCGTACGCGTTGTTGTGGTAGCTGCTTAA
- a CDS encoding YybS family protein gives MRALAEFIMRGRVQATLIVAGCAALPFLFWLSAAAGCLVLLRRGPRDAFSILTWALLPALVWWFIGEPRTLMVLLGTLGLAMLLRAGQPWYRVLLVSVALGVVYGVILGTVFREPIGVMAQELEKLLPQVLSGLYDKLSDVERARLGALVAPVLTGLIAALMQVVSVLALIIGRYWQALLYNPGGFASEFRSIRLPLGPALLLLACMLVGPNFGPQMAMLTPLCSVALFFAGLALIHGLVAQKRLGRFWLVGLYVTLLLFMQLIYPLLVVLAIVDSLIDFRGRLAPKDADKDSADGEG, from the coding sequence ATGCGCGCCTTAGCTGAGTTCATCATGCGAGGCCGTGTGCAGGCCACGTTAATCGTGGCCGGATGTGCGGCATTGCCGTTTTTGTTCTGGTTGAGTGCTGCTGCGGGATGCCTTGTGCTTCTGCGGCGCGGTCCGAGAGATGCCTTTAGCATCCTCACATGGGCTTTACTGCCGGCCTTGGTCTGGTGGTTTATCGGAGAACCTCGCACCCTCATGGTGCTGCTGGGAACTCTGGGATTGGCGATGTTGTTACGCGCCGGTCAGCCCTGGTATCGCGTGCTGCTGGTCAGCGTGGCGTTGGGTGTGGTGTATGGCGTGATCCTGGGCACGGTTTTCCGCGAACCCATTGGTGTGATGGCGCAGGAGTTGGAAAAACTTCTGCCGCAGGTCCTCAGTGGTCTCTACGACAAGTTATCTGACGTAGAGCGAGCGCGCCTTGGAGCATTGGTTGCACCCGTACTCACCGGTTTGATTGCAGCTTTGATGCAGGTCGTCAGCGTGCTAGCCCTGATTATCGGGCGTTATTGGCAGGCGTTGTTGTACAACCCGGGCGGTTTTGCCAGCGAGTTTCGCAGCATCCGCCTACCGCTTGGTCCAGCGTTACTGTTGCTGGCGTGCATGCTTGTAGGGCCGAACTTCGGTCCTCAAATGGCCATGCTTACGCCGTTGTGCAGCGTAGCGTTGTTCTTCGCCGGGCTGGCCCTGATTCATGGGCTGGTGGCGCAAAAGCGACTGGGCCGTTTCTGGCTGGTGGGGTTGTACGTCACGCTGTTGCTGTTTATGCAGCTGATCTATCCGTTGCTCGTGGTCTTGGCCATTGTCGACAGCCTGATTGATTTTCGCGGACGTCTGGCGCCGAAAGACGCTGATAAAGACTCTGCGGACGGTGAAGGTTAA
- the rpsR gene encoding 30S ribosomal protein S18, with translation MARFFRRRKFCRFTAEEVKEIDYKDLNTLKAYVSETGKIVPSRITGTKARYQRQLATAIKRARFLALLAYTDSHGR, from the coding sequence ATGGCACGTTTCTTCCGTCGTCGTAAATTCTGCCGCTTCACCGCAGAAGAAGTGAAAGAGATCGATTACAAGGATCTCAACACTCTGAAAGCTTACGTATCCGAGACCGGCAAAATTGTTCCAAGCCGTATCACCGGTACCAAAGCTCGTTATCAGCGTCAGCTGGCCACCGCTATCAAGCGCGCCCGCTTCCTGGCCCTGCTGGCCTACACCGACAGCCACGGCCGCTGA
- the rpsF gene encoding 30S ribosomal protein S6 — MRHYEIIFLVHPDQSEQVGGMVERYTKLIEEDGGKIHRLEDWGRRQLAYAINNVHKAHYVMLNVECTGKALAELEDNFRYNDAVIRNLVIRRDEAVTGQSEMLKAEENRSERRERRDRPEHSDSADGDDSDNSDASDNADE, encoded by the coding sequence ATGCGTCATTACGAAATCATCTTTTTGGTCCACCCGGATCAAAGCGAACAAGTCGGCGGCATGGTAGAGCGTTACACCAAGCTGATCGAAGAAGACGGCGGCAAAATCCACCGTCTGGAAGATTGGGGCCGTCGTCAACTGGCCTACGCAATCAACAATGTTCACAAGGCTCACTACGTGATGCTGAACGTTGAGTGCACTGGCAAAGCCCTGGCTGAGCTGGAAGACAACTTCCGTTACAACGATGCTGTGATCCGTAACCTGGTCATCCGTCGCGACGAAGCCGTAACTGGCCAGTCCGAGATGCTCAAGGCTGAAGAGAACCGCAGTGAGCGCCGTGAGCGTCGTGACCGTCCTGAGCATTCTGACAGCGCCGATGGCGATGACAGCGATAACAGCGACGCCAGCGATAACGCTGACGAGTAA
- the rlmB gene encoding 23S rRNA (guanosine(2251)-2'-O)-methyltransferase RlmB, with amino-acid sequence MSQLEKIYGIHAVEALLRHHPKRVKQVWLAEGRSDPRVQTLIALADESRVPVGNAERREMDVWVEGVHQGVVADVSPSQVWGEAMLNELLDRTEGAPLILVLDGVTDPHNLGACLRTADAAGALAVIVPKDKSATLTPTVRKVACGAAEVIPLVAVTNLAATLKKLQQRGLWIVGTAGEAEQELYEQDLTGPTILIMGAEGKGMRRLTREHCDYLVRLPMAGSVSSLNVSVATGVCLFEALRQRSVKAASSSKKK; translated from the coding sequence ATGAGTCAGTTGGAAAAAATCTACGGCATTCACGCTGTAGAGGCGTTGCTGCGTCACCACCCAAAACGCGTCAAGCAAGTGTGGCTGGCTGAGGGTCGTAGCGACCCTCGCGTGCAGACCTTGATTGCGCTGGCTGACGAAAGCCGGGTTCCGGTGGGTAACGCCGAACGTCGCGAAATGGACGTTTGGGTCGAAGGCGTGCACCAGGGTGTCGTGGCAGATGTCAGTCCGAGCCAGGTGTGGGGCGAGGCCATGCTCAATGAGCTGCTGGATCGCACCGAAGGTGCTCCACTGATTCTGGTGCTGGATGGCGTGACGGATCCGCACAATCTGGGGGCCTGCTTGCGTACCGCCGATGCGGCTGGCGCGCTGGCCGTTATCGTACCGAAGGACAAGTCAGCAACCCTGACCCCGACTGTACGAAAAGTGGCTTGCGGCGCGGCAGAGGTTATTCCGTTGGTCGCAGTCACCAACCTGGCTGCCACGCTGAAGAAGCTTCAGCAGCGCGGTTTGTGGATCGTCGGCACGGCTGGCGAAGCCGAGCAGGAGCTGTACGAGCAAGACCTGACCGGCCCGACTATCCTGATCATGGGTGCAGAAGGCAAAGGCATGCGCCGCCTGACCCGTGAGCACTGCGATTACCTGGTGCGGCTGCCAATGGCTGGTAGCGTCAGCAGCCTGAACGTTTCCGTGGCTACCGGCGTGTGCCTGTTCGAAGCCCTGCGCCAGCGCAGCGTCAAGGCAGCGTCTTCCTCCAAGAAGAAGTAA
- the rnr gene encoding ribonuclease R encodes MADWQTLDPEAAREAEKYDNPIPSRELILQHLAERGSPAAREQLVEEFGLTTEDQIEALRRRLRAMERDAQLIYTRRGTYAPVDKLDLILGRISGHRDGFGFLIPDDGSDDLFMSPSQMRLVFDGDRALARVSGLDRRGRREGVIVEVVSRAHETIVGRYFEEGGIGFVVADNPKIQQEVLVTPGRNAGAKVGQFVEVKITHWPTPRFQPQGDVLEVVGNYMAPGMEIDIALRTYDIPHVWPEAVLKEAAKLKPEVEEKDKEKRIDLRHLPFVTIDGEDARDFDDAVYCEAKPGKLRLFSGGWKLYVAIADVSSYVKIGSALDAESQVRGNSVYFPERVIPMLPEQLSNGLCSLNPKVDRLAMVCEMTLSKTGEMTDYQFYEAVIHSQARLTYNKVSTILEQPKTSEAKQLRGEYADVVPHLKQLYSLYKVLLAARHTRGAIDFETQETRIIFGSERKIAEIRPTTRNDAHKLIEECMLAANVATAEFLKKHEIPALYRVHDGPPPERLEKLRAFLGELGLSLHKGKDGPSPKDYQALLASIKDRPDFHLIQTVMLRSLSQAVYSADNQGHFGLNYEAYTHFTSPIRRYPDLLTHRAIRSVIHSKMDTPHVRRAGAMTIPKARIYPYDEAILEQLGEQCSMSERRADEATRDVTNWLKCEFMKDRVGESFPGVVTAVTGFGLFVELTDIYVEGLVHVTALPGDYYHFDPVHHRLAGERTGRSFRLGDTVEVRVMRVDLDERKIDFEMAEKTLSAPIGRKNRGTEKPAAKTKPAGKPSSYETEKPAEPAKTSRRAPAKKTTKGSDDVYRSSDAAAKNAELRKSRELKQALLAESKSGGRTSEPGKSGRVAPAKDAGKPSKPSKHRKGPPKTGTAPAAKSGGARKPKAKP; translated from the coding sequence ATGGCCGATTGGCAGACCCTCGATCCCGAGGCCGCACGTGAAGCGGAAAAATACGATAACCCTATCCCTAGCCGCGAGCTGATCCTTCAGCATCTGGCCGAGCGTGGTTCGCCGGCTGCTCGTGAGCAGTTGGTAGAAGAGTTCGGTCTGACTACTGAAGACCAGATAGAGGCCCTGCGTCGTCGCCTGCGTGCTATGGAGCGCGATGCCCAGCTGATTTACACCCGTCGGGGCACTTATGCGCCGGTGGACAAGCTCGACCTGATTCTCGGTCGCATCAGCGGTCACCGCGACGGCTTTGGCTTCCTGATCCCGGATGACGGCAGCGACGACCTGTTCATGAGTCCGTCGCAAATGCGCCTGGTGTTCGATGGCGACCGTGCGCTGGCCCGTGTTTCGGGTCTTGATCGTCGTGGTCGCCGTGAAGGCGTGATTGTGGAAGTGGTCTCGCGTGCTCACGAAACCATCGTGGGTCGCTACTTCGAAGAAGGTGGCATTGGCTTTGTAGTGGCCGATAACCCGAAAATCCAGCAGGAAGTGCTGGTAACGCCGGGTCGCAACGCTGGCGCCAAGGTAGGTCAGTTCGTTGAAGTGAAGATCACTCACTGGCCGACGCCGCGCTTCCAGCCGCAAGGCGATGTGCTCGAAGTGGTGGGCAACTACATGGCGCCAGGCATGGAAATCGACATTGCCCTGCGCACCTACGATATTCCGCACGTCTGGCCGGAAGCCGTGCTCAAGGAAGCCGCCAAACTCAAGCCGGAAGTCGAGGAAAAGGACAAAGAGAAGCGCATCGACCTGCGTCATCTGCCGTTCGTCACCATTGACGGCGAAGATGCTCGGGACTTCGATGATGCGGTTTACTGCGAAGCCAAGCCGGGCAAGCTGCGACTGTTCTCGGGTGGCTGGAAGTTGTACGTGGCGATTGCCGATGTCTCCAGCTACGTGAAAATCGGTTCGGCGCTGGATGCCGAATCACAGGTTCGTGGTAACTCGGTGTACTTCCCTGAGCGCGTGATCCCGATGCTGCCGGAGCAGCTATCCAACGGGTTGTGCTCCTTGAACCCGAAAGTCGATCGTTTGGCGATGGTTTGTGAAATGACCCTCTCCAAGACCGGCGAAATGACGGACTACCAGTTCTACGAAGCGGTGATCCATTCTCAGGCGCGTCTGACCTACAACAAAGTCAGCACCATCCTGGAACAGCCGAAAACCAGCGAAGCCAAGCAGCTGCGCGGCGAATACGCTGATGTTGTGCCGCACCTCAAGCAGCTTTACTCGCTGTACAAGGTTCTGCTGGCTGCCCGTCATACCCGTGGCGCGATTGATTTTGAAACGCAGGAAACCCGGATCATCTTCGGTTCCGAGCGCAAAATTGCTGAAATTCGCCCGACGACGCGTAATGACGCTCACAAGCTGATTGAAGAATGCATGCTGGCGGCCAACGTGGCCACCGCCGAATTCCTCAAAAAGCACGAAATTCCTGCACTCTATCGTGTGCATGATGGTCCGCCGCCTGAGCGTCTGGAAAAACTGCGCGCCTTCCTGGGTGAGCTGGGTCTGTCCTTGCACAAAGGCAAGGATGGTCCATCGCCGAAGGATTATCAGGCGTTGCTGGCCAGCATCAAGGATCGTCCGGACTTCCACCTGATCCAGACCGTCATGCTGCGTTCGTTGAGTCAGGCAGTGTACAGCGCTGATAACCAGGGCCACTTCGGTCTGAATTATGAAGCCTATACCCACTTCACCTCGCCGATTCGCCGCTACCCGGACTTGCTCACGCACCGGGCGATTCGTAGCGTAATCCATTCCAAAATGGACACCCCGCACGTTCGTCGTGCGGGTGCGATGACGATCCCCAAGGCGCGTATCTATCCGTACGACGAGGCCATTCTGGAGCAGCTCGGCGAGCAGTGTTCCATGAGTGAGCGTCGTGCGGACGAAGCAACGCGTGACGTGACCAATTGGCTCAAATGCGAGTTCATGAAGGATCGCGTTGGCGAATCGTTCCCGGGCGTGGTGACTGCGGTGACGGGTTTCGGCCTGTTCGTCGAATTGACGGACATCTACGTCGAAGGTCTGGTTCACGTAACCGCCTTGCCAGGTGACTACTACCACTTCGACCCTGTGCATCACCGCTTGGCGGGCGAGCGCACCGGTCGTAGCTTCCGCTTGGGCGACACGGTTGAAGTGCGCGTGATGCGTGTTGATCTCGATGAGCGCAAAATCGACTTCGAAATGGCTGAGAAAACCCTCAGTGCGCCGATCGGTCGTAAAAACCGTGGCACTGAAAAGCCGGCGGCCAAGACCAAGCCGGCTGGCAAGCCAAGCAGCTACGAGACTGAAAAGCCTGCGGAGCCTGCGAAAACCAGCCGTCGTGCGCCAGCGAAGAAAACGACTAAAGGCTCTGATGACGTCTATCGCTCAAGCGATGCGGCGGCAAAGAATGCCGAGCTGCGCAAAAGCCGTGAATTGAAGCAGGCGTTGTTGGCCGAATCGAAAAGCGGCGGTCGGACATCGGAGCCGGGAAAGTCGGGGAGGGTGGCGCCTGCTAAAGATGCAGGCAAGCCTTCCAAGCCGAGCAAACATCGTAAAGGCCCGCCAAAAACGGGCACCGCTCCTGCTGCCAAAAGCGGCGGGGCGCGCAAACCTAAGGCCAAACCATGA